CATAGCGATAGCGGTATTTCGGGATGGTGCCGTTAGGGTAGATCCCGGCCACGTTGTTGGGGCTGCTGGCCAGCAGCGGCGGCGTGTTGTTGACCGAGGTGTCCTGGCCGAAGGTGGCGAAGCTGTAGAGGCGCCATTGGTCGTTCAGGCCGATTTCGGCGTTGGCCGCCAGGTTGTATTTGTCACGCCCGGCACCGCCCCAGCGCGGGTCTTGTACCTGGCCGTCGGCGACGTATTTATCGCCGATGTCATCGGGTTTGTTGTTCAGGGTGTTGAAGCTCAGGGTAAGAAAGCCGTCGCCCGGCAAGCCGATGCCGTACCAGCCGTCGGTGGTTTTGCTGAAGCCGTCGCCCTGGGCGTATTTGCCCAGTTGGGTGTTGATGCCGCCACCGCTGTCACGCTCCTTGAGCACGATGTTGACCACCCCGGCGACCGCGTCAGAACCGTATTGCGCCGAGGCGCCATCGCGCAGCACTTCAACGTGGTCGATGGCGCTGATGGGGATCATGTCCAGGTCCACCGGCTGCGCCCCAATGAACGGCACGCCGCCGGAGATGTTCACCACCGCCGAGGTGTGCCGGCGCTTGCCGTTGATCAGCACCAGGGTCTGGTCGGGCGACAGGCCGCGCAGGGATGCGCCTTTGGGGTCTTGCCCACGGGTGGCGCTGTTGTTCTGCGGAAAGTTGAACGAGGGCAGTAGCTGGAACAGCGCCTGGTTAAGGCTGGTGGCGCCGGTTTGCTTGAGCTCTTCGGCGTTGATCACATCCACCGGGGCGCTACTGGTCAGGGCTGTGGCGTCGCTGCGACGGGTGCCGATGGCAACCACGCGGTCGAGGGTCGGTGCCTGGGCGGCAGCGGTTTGTGCCTTGATGCTGTTGCTGGCAGGCGCGACTTTGGCGCCTTCCTTGATGATGAAGGCACCGTCCGGGCTGACCTGGACTTGCAGGCCGGTGCCCTTGAGCGCGGCGTCTACGGCCTGTTGCGCCGACAGTGAACCGTCGACGCGGGCCGAGGAATAGTTACCCAGCTGCGGCGTAAAGGAAATCACCTGGCCGCTCTGGCGGCTGATGTTCAGCAGCACCTCGTCCAGCGGGCCGGGGGCGATGTGGTAGACCTGGCGCGCGTCTTCGGCGCTGGCAGCGAACGACAGGAACAGGCTGGCCAACGGCACCAGGGCAAAGGTTCGAAGCGGTGTACGGTTGAATGGGCTCATGTTGGCTCCCCCCAAGGAAACTCCTGAACGCTGCTCCCCGCAGCGCCTACGGGAGTGATGTGGGATGGCCAGGGCAAAACTTGCAGATCGTTTGGTTATGTCGTTAGAACTACAATCCCGTCCCCCCCGTAGGAGCTGTCGAGCCTCGGCGAGGCTGCGATGGCAGCACCGCAGTTCCGACGGGATACCGAGGCGATCCTGACGCAGCCTCGCTAAAGCTCGACAGCTGCTACGGGGGATGCTGCTGGCCTTGGGGTTTTCAGGCGGCACTGACGGTCACCCACAAGCCGGTCCGGCGGGTGATGTGGATCGGCAGGGTGCGTGCCAGGGTGTCGAGGATCTGGTCCGGGTTGTCGAGGCGGTACAGGCCGCTGACCCGCAACCCGGCCACTGCCGGATCGAGGCGCAGCACGCCGTTGTGGTAAGGCCGCAGCGCGTCGATCACCTCCACCAGCGGGCGGTCGCGCACTTGCAGGAAGCCGTCGGTCCACGCGGTCGCACCCGAGGAACTGGCCAGTACCGGGCCGAAGCCGAAGCGGTCGTAAGTCACCTCGTGCCCGGCCTCCAGTTGCAGGCGTTCGCCGTTCTGGCCGTCGATCTCCAGCGCGCCATTGAGCGCGACAACGTGGCCCTGCCCTTCGCGCTCGCGCAGCAACAGCCGATTGCCATAGGCCCGCAGCCGGGCTTGATCGGTCTGGATGAAAAACGCTCGGTTGCTGTCCTTGGCAATCTTCGCCAGTAACTCGCCGTCGCGCAGGCGTACCACGCGCCGTTGTGGGTCGAACTGGATATTGGCGGCACTGCGGGCATTGAGCAGTAACTCACTGCCATCGGCCAATTCCACGGTGCGCCGCTCACCGGTGCCGGTGCGTATGTCGGCGCTGAGATCCTCCACCATAGGCCGCGCCAGCCAACCGGCGCCCAGCATCAGGCCGGCACCCACCAAGGCCCCGCGCAACACGGTACGGCGGCTGGACGGCGCATCCAATGCCTGCTGCAAGACTTTGCCGCTGACGCCTTGGGCCTGCGGGACCTGAAACACGCCGAGGCGGGTTTCCAGTTGTTGGCACAACGCTTCGTGGCGCGGGTCTGCGGCGCGCCATTGGTGGTAACGCTGCCAGTCGGCGGCACTCGCCTCGCCGGAGCGCAGCAACACCACCCAGCGCGTGGCACTGTCGAGCAGTTCGTCGCTCATTCCAGGCACAGCCGCAGGCAACGGTTGACGGCGCGGGTCATGTAGTCGCTGACCGAGCGCTGGGAGATGCCCAGCTCTGCGGCGATTTGCGGGTAGGTCAGGCCATTGAGTTGCGACAGCAAAAAGGTCGCCTTGACCTTGGCCGGCAAGCCGTCGAGCAACTGGTCGATGGCCTGCAGGGCTTCGAGCATTTGCGCCAAATCCTCAGGCGAAGGTGCGGGCGAGGTTTCATCCCGGTCGAGGGCGTCGAGGTAAGCGCGCTCCAGGTCACGGCGGCGCCACAGCTGGTACATCAGGCGCTGGGCGATGGTGGTGAGCAAGGCGCGTGGCTGGCGAATCGGCGTCACGCCCGGGGAACTCAGGAGCTGGACGAAGGTGTCGGCGGCAATGTCTTCGGCATGGGCGCGGGAGTCGAGGTGGCGGTGCAAACGGCTGCACAGCCAGTCGTAATGACTGCGGAATAATCCGCCCACGTAGTCGCTGTGAGAAGTGTCGGCGCCGGACATAGTGGCTCCATCTGAGTAGGTTGCGCGTTATGTCCGGTGTTCCGGTGGAGCGATCCTAGCAAGGCTGCTTATTCTTTAATAATATTTAAAAGGTATTTTTATATAACCTTATTGAAGCCTCGGGTAACCCAAGGCGTCGGCCTGTTGCCGGTAATCCAGCAGCACCTGGTAATCAGCTTCGGTGGCGGGCAGCACTTCGTGTACGCCGAGGGTTTGCACGACCTCGGGCAGATCCTGCAAGGCGCGGTTCATGGCCTCACGCAGGTGTTCACTTGAGCCTGACGCGCTGATGTACGGCAACGTCGGGCTGGGCGCACTGCGGGTGACAGTCCGCAGCCCCGCGACTTCATCCGGCGCAAAGCGTGCGAGGTAGTCGAAGGTCACGCTGTCGATGGCGGCAAGCTCGGCACGGCCTTCGCGCAGCCAGCGCAGGCTTTCGCGATGGGCACCACTGATGCCGACCTCGGCAAAGAACCGGCCGCCCTGCTGCAGTGGCGCCAGGCGTTCGCGCAGCAGGTTCATGCCGCTGTTGGAGTCGTGGCCATTGATCACGCCACGGCTGTTGTAAAAGTCGGCCAGGGCGCTGCGTGGATTGTCGTCGCGGGTCAGCAGCAGGCTGCAATGGGTGCCGGCACTGCTGTGGGGCAGTTCGTAGCGCGGGCGGCCGATCACCTGGACTTGCCCGCGCAGCTCGGTCATCAGCGGGTAGCCGCAGGTTTGCGTCAGCAGCAATTCGGGGGCACGCCACAGGGCGCGCAGGTCGAGGTGCTCGGCAGTGCGGCGGGTCGCGCCCAGGCGTTCCAGAATGCGCGACAGCCAA
This genomic window from Pseudomonas sp. Bout1 contains:
- a CDS encoding FecR domain-containing protein, whose product is MSDELLDSATRWVVLLRSGEASAADWQRYHQWRAADPRHEALCQQLETRLGVFQVPQAQGVSGKVLQQALDAPSSRRTVLRGALVGAGLMLGAGWLARPMVEDLSADIRTGTGERRTVELADGSELLLNARSAANIQFDPQRRVVRLRDGELLAKIAKDSNRAFFIQTDQARLRAYGNRLLLREREGQGHVVALNGALEIDGQNGERLQLEAGHEVTYDRFGFGPVLASSSGATAWTDGFLQVRDRPLVEVIDALRPYHNGVLRLDPAVAGLRVSGLYRLDNPDQILDTLARTLPIHITRRTGLWVTVSAA
- a CDS encoding sigma-70 family RNA polymerase sigma factor, producing the protein MSGADTSHSDYVGGLFRSHYDWLCSRLHRHLDSRAHAEDIAADTFVQLLSSPGVTPIRQPRALLTTIAQRLMYQLWRRRDLERAYLDALDRDETSPAPSPEDLAQMLEALQAIDQLLDGLPAKVKATFLLSQLNGLTYPQIAAELGISQRSVSDYMTRAVNRCLRLCLE
- a CDS encoding phosphate/phosphite/phosphonate ABC transporter substrate-binding protein, which produces MTDRYAELLMYVAPQQVQQANEVWLSRILERLGATRRTAEHLDLRALWRAPELLLTQTCGYPLMTELRGQVQVIGRPRYELPHSSAGTHCSLLLTRDDNPRSALADFYNSRGVINGHDSNSGMNLLRERLAPLQQGGRFFAEVGISGAHRESLRWLREGRAELAAIDSVTFDYLARFAPDEVAGLRTVTRSAPSPTLPYISASGSSEHLREAMNRALQDLPEVVQTLGVHEVLPATEADYQVLLDYRQQADALGYPRLQ